A single genomic interval of Melanotaenia boesemani isolate fMelBoe1 chromosome 4, fMelBoe1.pri, whole genome shotgun sequence harbors:
- the kitb gene encoding KIT proto-oncogene, receptor tyrosine kinase b, with the protein MRCHWVVCASCFILLLLTVWSEPIISPSGPHIVVPKKGKLELRCHDNATTSGAPSKLRWQREKGRRLEGEVEEGGVASVRLSAVQTYHMGRYVCVNNSTLEHSSIYVYVKDPHNVFQRTMVNVILVRAGENCTIPCLVTNPEVTNLALETCNGRPLPSGMSYRSNLQQGVIISNVGKEYEGCYVCVGQLSGVKVMSSQYTVDVRLVPELRPVIMLSQKDTVILKRGEQFELTCSSTNVNPDFSLKWDFPSAVYPDESQNSHILSGFRGYQRSTSLLITAVDQSDSGTYRCHAHNERGSSDAALQLDVRDQGFITMIGGPGPVQADVKEGESLSLRVEFDAHPVPHSLSWSFNDKRLLNTTEHVITVHRRKYRYISELRLVRVLGSEGGIYKFSANHEDASVDHLFHVYVNSKPVIIAQEGPVDGQVRCIAAGYPVPKISWYFCELPRTRCSLLPNATQWETPEVAMLTESAFGRSEVESRLNVSKEHAQYHTLECVASTEGEEAYTLFSISERVVPHKLFTPLLTGMVATGVFLSLILVVLLYKYMQKPKFQIQWKVIESINGNNYIYIDPLQLPYDLKWEFPRQKLRFGKTLGSGAFGKVVRATAYGLCSPDTVTTVAVKMLKPNPHSTEKEALMSELKVLSYLGNHVNIVNLLGACTVAGPILVITEYCCYGDLLNFLRRKRESFLNSQVGDGYYRNVSNKTEPTSNDPTGTGYMPMRPSEKERSSQSDDIDELSLDAEDLLSFSYQVAKGMEYITSKNCIHRDLAARNVLLTHGRVAKICDFGLARDITTDASYVLRGNARLPVKWMSPESIFDCVYTFESDVWSYGILLWEIFSLGNSPYPGMQVGSAFYRMIQEGHRMSRPEFAPIEMYDMMLSCWNHDPLKRPSFRKLVERTELLLSENTKNVYLTLSNAPGAPEQQRAPSRRLSSVCSTTAPTQPLLQSTADVFLDYV; encoded by the exons TGTGGTCTGAGCCAATCATTTCCCCTAGTGGGCCTCACATAGTGGTTCCCAAGAAGGGGAAGCTGGAGTTACGTTGCCATGACAATGCCACAACGTCTGGTGCTCCATCCAAGTTAAGGTGGCAGAGGGAGAAGGGACGACGGCTCGAgggagaggtggaggagggcgGAGTGGCTTCTGTCAGGTTGTCAGCAGTGCAGACCTACCATATGGGtcgttatgtgtgtgtcaaCAACAGCACGTTAGAACACAGCTCCATCTATGTTTACGTGAAAG ACCCCCACAATGTTTTCCAGCGCACCATGGTGAATGTTATTCTGGTGCGAGCAGGTGAGAACTGCACCATCCCATGTCTTGTGACCAACCCTGAGGTCACCAACCTGGCTTTGGAGACCTGCAATGGACGACCTTTGCCCTCTGGCATGAGTTACcgcagcaacctgcagcaaggCGTCATCATCAGCAACGTTGGAAAGGAATACGAGGGCTGCTACGTATGTGTGGGTCAGCTCAGTGGAGTCAAAGTGATGTCAAGCCAGTACACTGTAGATGTTCGACTCG TGCCAGAGTTGCGCCCTGTGATCATGCTGTCCCAGAAAGACACTGTCATCCTAAAGAGAGGAGAGCAGTTTGAGCTGACTTGTAGCTCCACCAATGTCAACCCGGACTTCAGTCTTAAGTGGGACTTCCCTTCAGCTGTG TATCCTGATGAATCCCAGAACTCACACATCCTGTCTGGTTTCCGCGGTTATCAGCGTTCCACCTCACTGCTGATCACGGCCGTCGACCAATCAGACTCAGGCACTTACCGCTGCCACGCCCACAATGAAAGAGGCAGCAGTGATGCAGCACTGCAGCTGGACGTACGCG ATCAGGGGTTTATAACTATGATAGGAGGTCCAGGTCCTGTCCAGGCAGATGTTAAAGAAGGGGAGAGCCTGAGCCTCAGAGTGGAATTTGATGCCCACCCTGTTCCCCACTCCCTGTCTTGGTCTTTCAATGACAAGCGTCTCCTCAACACCACAGAGCACGTTATCACTGTCCACCGCCGTAAATACAG ATACATCAGCGAGCTCAGACTGGTCCGGGTTCTTGGCTCAGAGGGTGGGATCTATAAGTTCTCAGCCAATCATGAAGATGCATCTGTTGATCATTTATTCCATGTGTATGTCAACA GTAAGCCTGTTATCATCGCCCAAGAGGGGCCAGTTGATGGACAGGTGCGATGCATCGCTGCAGGTTACCCAGTCCCTAAAATCAGCTGGTATTTCTGTGAGCTACCTCGAACAAG GTGCTCACTCCTGCCCAATGCCACCCAGTGGGAGACCCCGGAGGTGGCCATGCTGACGGAGTCGGCCTTTGGTAGGAGTGAGGTGGAGAGCCGACTGAACGTCAGCAAGGAGCACGCTCAATACCACACTCTGGAGTGTGTGGCTTCTACAGAAGGAGAAGAAGCCTACACACTGTTCTCCATCAGTG AGCGCGTCGTCCCCCATAAACTCTTCACACCCCTTCTAACTGGCATGGTGGCTACTGGCGTGTTTCTCAGCCTAATTCTAGTAGTGCTACTCTACAAGTACATGCAG AAACCAAAGTTTCAGATCCAGTGGAAAGTCATTGAGAGCATCAATGGAAACAACTACATATATATTGACCCACTTCAGCTACCATATGATCTCAAATGGGAGTTTCCCCGACAAAAGCTTCGCTTTG gtaaaactCTGGGCTCGGGGGCCTTTGGAAAGGTGGTAAGGGCCACGGCATACGGACTGTGCTCCCCAGATACTGTAACAACCGTCGCTGTTAAGATGCTAAAAC CCAACCCCCATTCCACGGAAAAGGAGGCACTGATGTCAGAACTAAAGGTTCTCAGTTACCTTGGTAACCATGTGAACATCGTAAACCTCCTGGGAGCCTGCACTGTCGCAG GCCCGATTTTAGTGATCACAGAGTACTGTTGCTATGGCGACCTCCTCAACTTCCTGCGAAGAAAAAGAGAATCCTTCCTAAACTCCCAGGTTGGAGATGGTTACTATCGCAATGTCTCAAACAAGACTGAGCCAACAAG CAACGATCCAACTGGTACAGGATATATGCCAATGCGTCCCTCTGAGAAGGAAAGGTCCTCCCAGTCAG ATGACATAGATGAGCTGTCTCTGGATGCTGAAGACCTCCTCAGCTTTTCCTACCAggttgccaaaggaatggagtATATTACTTCCAAGAAT tgcATCCACAGGGATCTTGCAGCCAGAAACGTTCTGCTGACTCATGGTAGGGTGGCGAAGATCTGCGACTTTGGCTTAGCACGAGACATCACCACTGACGCCAGTTATGTTCTCCGGGGAAAT GCACGTCTCCCAGTCAAATGGATGTCTCCTGAGAGTATTTTCGACTGTGTCTATACCTTTGAGAGCGATGTGTGGTCCTACGGCATCCTACTCTGGGAAATCTTCTCTCTGG GAAATAGCCCATACCCTGGGATGCAGGTGGGATCAGCGTTTTACAGGATGATTCAAGAAGGCCACAGGATGAGCAGGCCTGAGTTTGCTCCCATTGAGAT GTACGACATGATGCTGTCATGCTGGAACCACGATCCACTGAAAAGGCCTTCGTTTAGAAAACTGGTGGAGAGAACTGAACTACTGTTGTCAGAAAATACCAAGAAT GTGTACCTGACACTGAGCAATGCCCCAGGTGCTCCAGAACAGCAGAGGGCGCCATCACGGAGGCTGAGCTCAGTCTGCAGTACAACGGCTCCGACCCAGCCTTTGCTGCAGAGCACGGCTGATGTCTTCCTGGACTATGTCTGA